In a genomic window of Dyadobacter fermentans DSM 18053:
- a CDS encoding DUF3857 domain-containing protein: MIFTFRPIRLLLSVLCVIAMGFGELGAAPSIGIKPAPSWVVPVTPGGKPAGAKDFSNGFYIAFSDTQTNLDEQTVYRRVIRQIVSESGVQNGSEMIIAFDPSYERLNVHSLIVWRDGVAMSRLNLADFKVIPVETDRQRFIYNGYHTASVILKDIRKGDRIELAYSCTGWNPVFKGKYSDFFSFATGDYLGHVHVAVLAKAGRAVYTKDFNKPPARKEHTQNGLRIYEWDARNIKRISYQEDRPSWYDETPSVQVTEFKNWKEVVDWGLNFYSIPTVSGALKAKVDEWKRTSESRLDYIEKAVRFVQDDVRYLGIETGENSHRPHKAEDVFNQRYGDCKDKTLLLCAILNANGVEASPVLVDTYKRSHLEDYLPSPADFNHVVARVLMHDLENRAPEARDYVFVDPTIALQGGAIPQTSFAAYGYGLLLKERQSKLLHMEAQNPGSTEITEDFYLPAMGDTISGGVLQVKTVYFNHDAENFRSTLQESVLSELEDSYFNFYAELYKNSGLERLDSLEFYDQREANNISVVERYRLNDAWQVGGQTENWYFQVLGRIMYDHVRTLPARKRNSPVFLNYPTNITYKARVHFQADRGVPVDQWNVERMAYDISYKSEFLPKEKVWELTYVFKTKQDHIPADQVSQYREDIEKLTGYLEQRVDDNSSLLISWGGVNGWMLMLALLTVFCCFIAARKLERYSPGARFHAPAASKNGWLILIGIVIVALSVLLPLGLMTAEAGSFFTIAEWDRMNDATGLKRFGYQLFLILQCIFSVGSWCYAIFLWRLYAKNRDSFPIIYSGFISLNLAFSILSVVLNYCFSIPQEANAFAGIPFQILWTAALTTYMNKSEAVRRTFVNTYEDQLGIHDREESEMAENIE, translated from the coding sequence TTGATCTTTACATTTCGTCCGATCCGACTGTTACTGTCTGTATTGTGTGTTATTGCCATGGGCTTTGGCGAGCTCGGTGCAGCACCTTCCATTGGCATTAAGCCCGCGCCGTCGTGGGTGGTTCCGGTAACGCCCGGCGGGAAGCCAGCGGGTGCCAAAGACTTTTCCAACGGCTTTTACATTGCTTTTTCCGACACACAAACCAATCTCGATGAGCAAACGGTTTACCGGCGGGTAATCAGGCAAATCGTTTCGGAAAGCGGCGTGCAGAATGGCTCCGAAATGATCATCGCATTTGACCCTTCCTACGAGCGCCTGAATGTGCACAGCCTGATCGTCTGGCGTGACGGCGTGGCGATGTCGCGGCTCAACCTGGCTGATTTCAAAGTAATCCCCGTAGAAACGGACCGGCAGCGGTTTATTTACAACGGATACCATACCGCGTCGGTGATCCTGAAAGACATCCGCAAAGGCGACCGCATCGAGCTCGCCTACTCGTGTACGGGCTGGAATCCGGTTTTTAAAGGGAAGTACTCCGACTTTTTCTCCTTCGCGACCGGCGATTATCTCGGACATGTGCACGTGGCCGTTCTCGCGAAAGCTGGTCGGGCGGTTTATACCAAAGACTTCAACAAACCGCCTGCCCGCAAGGAGCACACGCAGAACGGCCTGCGGATATACGAATGGGACGCGCGGAATATCAAAAGGATTTCCTACCAGGAAGACAGGCCCAGTTGGTACGACGAAACCCCTTCGGTGCAGGTTACGGAGTTTAAGAACTGGAAAGAAGTGGTCGACTGGGGATTGAATTTTTACAGCATTCCCACCGTTTCGGGCGCTTTAAAAGCGAAAGTGGATGAATGGAAACGCACCTCGGAAAGCCGCCTCGATTACATTGAAAAAGCCGTGCGTTTCGTGCAGGACGATGTGCGGTACCTCGGTATCGAAACGGGTGAAAACTCGCACAGGCCGCACAAAGCCGAGGACGTTTTCAACCAGCGGTACGGCGATTGCAAGGACAAAACACTTCTGCTTTGCGCTATTTTGAATGCCAATGGCGTCGAGGCGTCGCCGGTGCTGGTGGACACCTACAAGCGCTCGCATTTGGAAGACTACCTGCCGTCGCCCGCCGACTTTAATCATGTGGTGGCGCGGGTGCTGATGCACGATTTGGAAAACCGCGCGCCCGAGGCACGCGATTATGTGTTTGTTGACCCGACGATCGCATTGCAGGGCGGCGCGATCCCGCAGACTTCCTTCGCTGCTTACGGTTATGGATTATTGTTGAAAGAAAGGCAAAGCAAGCTGCTCCATATGGAGGCGCAGAACCCCGGTTCGACGGAAATTACGGAGGATTTTTACCTCCCGGCGATGGGCGATACCATTTCCGGCGGCGTGTTGCAGGTGAAAACGGTGTATTTCAATCACGATGCCGAAAATTTCAGAAGCACATTACAGGAATCTGTGTTGTCGGAGCTTGAAGATTCGTACTTTAATTTTTACGCTGAACTTTACAAAAACAGCGGACTGGAACGCCTCGATTCGCTGGAATTTTACGATCAGCGGGAAGCCAACAACATTTCCGTAGTCGAAAGGTACCGGCTGAACGATGCCTGGCAAGTCGGCGGACAGACGGAAAACTGGTATTTCCAGGTGCTCGGACGCATTATGTACGATCATGTGCGCACGCTGCCGGCTCGGAAGCGCAACTCGCCTGTTTTCCTCAACTACCCGACCAACATCACCTACAAGGCCCGCGTACATTTCCAGGCCGACCGCGGCGTGCCGGTGGATCAGTGGAATGTGGAGCGAATGGCTTATGATATTTCCTATAAATCGGAGTTCCTGCCCAAAGAAAAGGTATGGGAGCTAACCTATGTTTTCAAAACCAAACAAGATCACATTCCCGCTGATCAGGTTAGCCAGTACAGGGAAGACATCGAAAAGCTGACCGGATACCTCGAACAGCGCGTCGACGATAATTCCAGTCTTTTGATCAGCTGGGGCGGGGTGAATGGGTGGATGCTTATGCTGGCATTGCTCACGGTGTTTTGCTGTTTCATCGCGGCCCGGAAGCTGGAACGCTATTCGCCCGGCGCACGTTTTCACGCCCCGGCGGCTTCGAAGAATGGATGGCTTATCCTGATCGGCATCGTGATCGTGGCTCTTTCCGTGCTGCTCCCGCTGGGACTGATGACCGCCGAGGCGGGGTCATTCTTCACCATTGCCGAATGGGACCGCATGAATGATGCGACCGGACTGAAACGCTTCGGTTACCAGCTTTTCCTCATTCTTCAGTGTATTTTCAGTGTCGGATCGTGGTGTTATGCCATTTTTCTCTGGCGCTTGTATGCCAAGAACCGCGATTCATTTCCTATTATTTACAGCGGTTTTATATCGCTTAACCTGGCATTCAGCATTCTTTCCGTTGTGCTCAACTATTGCTTTTCGATACCGCAGGAGGCCAATGCATTTGCCGGCATTCCGTTTCAGATTCTCTGGACTGCCGCTCTTACTACTTATATGAACAAATCCGAGGCCGTCAGGCGCACGTTCGTGAATACCTATGAGGATCAGCTGGGTATCCACGATCGGGAGGAAAGCGAGATGGCGGAGAATATCGAATAG
- a CDS encoding RagB/SusD family nutrient uptake outer membrane protein, which translates to MKKKLTTIFTVAGLLMLSNACTDLKEQVLDETLSAKLSEEETVNGLLAPTYALLPNLFQHTTYFALQEISTDEAILPYRGGTDWGDNGIYLALHAHNTTSTDPNVNNTWNQLVQSISRCITAIEGLKTATSPNTALYTAEARGMRAYYNMVMLDLFGIAFVKEEPGTTSKIIRGDEAVKYIESEFLAVEPVLRPKATVGPGRLNQAAVWSLLARLYLNAAVYRNIYAPTFDFKAEDMDKVIQYTDKVINSGQAKLSPDYFAIFGNDNHTNEELIFAVDQRADLNGHNRMAYFSISGDQFPLAEFPAANGTDGPGITSDFYQTWVQAYGAVDPSRDPRFYQQNMSIYTNAADTCVNDADYKINRGILRGQQYGALRVNGAFLRCPDGKLKVGKLTYVTRNRSDLPVSFSEMIDFTTAGSNYNTGYRVEKYEFSSKSNTGRNRGEADIVIVRLADVYLMRAEAKLRKSNDAAGALADVNLVRASRTKTLAPPALTSMTLDLLFRERGFEFYWEMLRRPDMIRFGKYEGKWTEKTNADVKKRIFPIPQTAIDGASNLPGYLQQNDGY; encoded by the coding sequence ATGAAGAAGAAATTAACAACCATATTCACGGTGGCCGGCCTGCTCATGCTGAGTAACGCCTGTACCGACCTGAAAGAACAAGTACTGGACGAAACGCTGAGCGCGAAACTTTCAGAAGAAGAAACCGTCAACGGCTTGCTGGCGCCCACGTACGCATTGCTGCCGAACCTGTTCCAGCACACGACCTACTTCGCATTGCAGGAAATCTCGACCGACGAGGCGATCCTTCCCTACCGCGGCGGCACCGACTGGGGCGACAACGGCATTTACCTCGCATTGCACGCCCACAACACCACCAGCACCGACCCGAATGTGAACAACACCTGGAACCAGTTGGTACAATCCATTTCAAGGTGTATCACGGCCATTGAAGGCCTGAAAACCGCCACTTCGCCCAATACGGCACTTTACACGGCCGAAGCACGCGGAATGCGCGCCTACTACAATATGGTGATGCTCGACCTATTCGGCATTGCGTTCGTGAAGGAGGAGCCGGGAACGACTTCGAAGATCATCCGCGGCGACGAAGCTGTGAAATACATTGAGAGCGAATTCCTGGCCGTGGAACCCGTTTTGCGCCCGAAAGCTACCGTAGGCCCCGGCCGGCTCAACCAGGCTGCCGTGTGGAGCTTGCTGGCACGTTTGTATCTCAATGCGGCAGTGTACCGTAACATTTACGCGCCTACCTTCGACTTTAAGGCGGAGGATATGGACAAGGTGATCCAGTATACCGACAAGGTGATCAACTCGGGCCAGGCGAAACTTTCCCCGGATTATTTCGCGATTTTCGGCAACGATAACCATACCAACGAAGAGCTTATTTTCGCGGTAGACCAGCGTGCCGATCTGAACGGACATAACCGCATGGCCTATTTCTCGATCTCGGGTGACCAGTTCCCGCTGGCAGAATTCCCGGCGGCCAATGGTACCGACGGCCCGGGCATCACTTCGGACTTCTACCAAACCTGGGTGCAAGCTTACGGTGCCGTGGACCCATCCCGCGACCCGCGTTTTTACCAGCAAAACATGTCGATTTACACCAATGCAGCCGACACCTGCGTGAACGACGCGGATTATAAGATCAACCGCGGTATTCTCAGAGGCCAGCAATACGGCGCATTGCGCGTGAACGGCGCATTCCTCCGCTGCCCCGACGGCAAGCTGAAAGTGGGTAAACTGACCTACGTTACCAGAAACCGCTCCGATTTACCGGTAAGTTTCTCCGAAATGATCGACTTCACCACCGCAGGCAGCAACTATAACACCGGCTACCGCGTGGAGAAATACGAGTTTAGCAGCAAGTCGAACACGGGCCGTAACCGCGGAGAAGCGGATATCGTGATCGTGCGCCTGGCCGACGTTTACCTCATGCGCGCCGAAGCCAAGCTCCGCAAAAGTAACGACGCAGCAGGTGCCCTGGCCGACGTTAACCTCGTACGTGCCTCACGTACCAAAACGCTCGCGCCGCCTGCATTAACGAGCATGACCCTCGACCTGCTCTTCCGTGAGCGCGGTTTCGAGTTCTACTGGGAAATGCTGCGCCGCCCGGATATGATCCGCTTTGGCAAGTATGAAGGCAAATGGACCGAAAAAACCAATGCAGACGTGAAGAAACGCATCTTCCCGATCCCGCAAACGGCCATCGACGGCGCGTCCAACCTGCCTGGCTATTTGCAGCAGAATGACGGATATTGA
- a CDS encoding ABC transporter ATP-binding protein, protein MNTILDLHEVSKIYKSGDRTLKVLDNISFSIETGSIVSIVGPSGSGKTTLLGLCAGLDRSTSGSVELHGTRLNGLNEDQLAAVRNQYVGFIFQNFQLLPTLTALENVMVPMELRGEKNVKQRALDLLDKVGLAERSHHYPTQLSGGEQQRVSLARAFSNQPQILFADEPTGNLDAETSEKVVKLLFDLNREAGTTLVVVTHDLELAAKTQRIIRIKGGKIVEAS, encoded by the coding sequence ATGAATACCATACTCGATCTGCACGAAGTCAGTAAAATATACAAAAGCGGTGACCGCACCCTCAAAGTCCTCGACAATATCAGTTTTTCCATCGAAACCGGCTCGATCGTCTCCATTGTGGGCCCTTCCGGAAGCGGTAAAACGACGCTTCTGGGCCTCTGCGCCGGGCTCGACCGGTCTACATCTGGCAGCGTAGAGCTGCACGGAACCCGCCTCAACGGGCTGAACGAAGACCAGCTTGCCGCCGTGCGTAACCAGTATGTCGGATTTATCTTCCAGAATTTCCAGCTGCTCCCGACGCTCACGGCTTTGGAAAACGTAATGGTGCCGATGGAGCTGCGCGGTGAAAAGAATGTGAAACAGCGCGCCCTCGACCTGCTCGACAAAGTGGGCCTGGCCGAACGCAGCCACCATTATCCCACCCAGCTCAGCGGCGGGGAACAGCAGCGCGTATCGCTCGCCCGTGCATTCTCGAACCAGCCGCAAATCCTGTTCGCCGACGAGCCGACCGGCAACCTCGATGCCGAAACGAGTGAAAAAGTGGTAAAGCTGCTTTTCGACCTCAACCGCGAGGCCGGCACTACGCTGGTGGTGGTCACGCACGACCTCGAACTCGCTGCCAAAACCCAGCGCATTATCCGCATTAAGGGCGGAAAAATTGTGGAGGCAAGCTAA
- a CDS encoding SusC/RagA family TonB-linked outer membrane protein has product MQVTAVCGLHAIAAAEIPVPEGQPRKHVETNMTRMQEVTLTGKVVTEGSSEGLPGVTVVISDVDGGNKQGATTNESGVFSFANLQTGTRYNLEFSYIGFEKQSLKDFLLTESNAASIEVKLKESASNLSEVVVVGYGSTTKKDITGSVKSLKSAEFNQGIINSPEQLLQGKVSGVNITSATGEPGGKTNITVRGPGGVRTGSTPLFVVDGMALDNSGTGGDTNPLNFLNPQDIESIDVLKDASATAIYGARGANGVILITTKKGKSGQAAVTYSGSLGISNVARPMDVLSGPEFLAEAAKLGATVADGKADTDWQKEIFRTATTHNHNISIGGGSEKMTYYASFGSQKQQGILKNSQQNRYTGRVNLSQKLFEDRVTLDVNLNATNTKNNRPNIPNVIGSALTINPTYSPFDANGEIARYEDFTNPLFALNQYKEVLTTNRVLASISPSVKIIDGLVYKLNFGIDNSTATQDKQLLPSTIPAEIGRLENYGLRNTNKLIENYLTYTLNSKMHSLNALIGHSYQHIFIQSRNFSINKFPISDIEPIYNPGLGQDLSLVLNQPGGFATINELQSFFGRASYGFKDKYLVTATLRIDGSSKFGSNNKYGSFPSFSLGWRISEEPFMKSSPFSELKLRAGWGSTGNQEIPSKITQARFTSVVSGSASYPLDGGNTYPGGTTYTRLANPNIQWEVSKQTDVGLDFGLFKGALSGEVDYFRKVSEKMLLEVIPADPVQPAGTFWTNVPDMQIINQGMEVDLNYRNALENGLRYSVGGNITFIKNRVENSPYSVIPSGSAQGSGLTSATINGYINGEAIGSFYLKDFIGFDENGISKFRDVDGNGIVNDADRVVAGTALPTRMYNFNGNVSFKGFDLSANFNGVAGNKVYDNTANSNFYKLKLSKGVNVTPEALSEPSESVNNAALVSTRYLKSGAFLRLNNLVLGYNLNTAKLGINRWVQTARISVTGQNLAVWTKYNGFDPEVSNDRSIAGITSYGIDYLSYPKARTVIFSINLGF; this is encoded by the coding sequence ATGCAGGTGACGGCCGTTTGTGGCCTCCATGCGATTGCCGCAGCCGAGATACCGGTTCCCGAAGGCCAGCCCCGAAAACATGTTGAAACCAACATGACCCGCATGCAGGAAGTAACGCTTACGGGCAAAGTGGTCACGGAAGGTTCGTCCGAAGGACTGCCCGGCGTAACCGTGGTCATCTCCGACGTAGATGGCGGAAACAAGCAAGGCGCAACGACTAATGAATCCGGCGTTTTCAGCTTTGCCAATCTCCAAACCGGCACACGTTATAACCTCGAATTCAGCTATATCGGTTTTGAAAAGCAGTCTTTGAAAGACTTTTTGCTCACGGAAAGCAATGCGGCTTCCATTGAAGTCAAACTGAAAGAATCCGCGTCCAACCTGAGCGAGGTGGTGGTAGTCGGCTACGGCAGCACCACCAAAAAAGACATTACCGGCTCGGTGAAGTCGCTGAAAAGCGCCGAGTTTAACCAAGGGATCATCAACTCGCCCGAGCAATTGCTGCAAGGCAAGGTATCGGGTGTGAACATTACCTCGGCAACGGGCGAGCCCGGCGGCAAGACGAACATCACGGTACGCGGTCCGGGCGGTGTGCGCACGGGCAGCACGCCGTTGTTCGTCGTCGACGGGATGGCGCTGGATAACAGCGGCACCGGCGGCGATACCAACCCGCTGAACTTCCTCAACCCGCAGGACATTGAGTCGATCGACGTACTGAAAGATGCCTCGGCAACAGCCATTTACGGTGCTCGCGGTGCGAACGGGGTAATCCTGATCACGACCAAAAAAGGCAAGTCGGGCCAGGCAGCAGTAACCTATTCGGGTAGCCTGGGCATTTCTAATGTAGCGCGGCCAATGGACGTGCTTTCGGGACCGGAATTCCTCGCAGAAGCGGCTAAACTGGGAGCCACCGTGGCCGACGGCAAGGCGGATACCGACTGGCAGAAGGAGATTTTCCGCACCGCTACCACGCATAACCACAACATTTCCATCGGCGGAGGCAGCGAAAAAATGACCTATTACGCCTCATTCGGCTCGCAAAAGCAACAGGGTATCCTCAAAAACAGCCAGCAAAACCGCTACACCGGTCGCGTGAACCTTTCGCAAAAGCTGTTTGAAGACCGCGTGACGCTGGACGTGAACCTGAATGCAACCAATACGAAAAACAACCGTCCGAATATCCCGAACGTAATTGGTAGCGCACTCACGATCAACCCGACCTATTCGCCGTTCGACGCGAACGGCGAGATCGCCCGTTATGAGGATTTCACGAACCCGTTGTTCGCATTGAACCAATATAAGGAAGTGCTCACGACCAACCGCGTGCTTGCCAGCATTTCGCCTTCGGTGAAAATCATCGATGGATTGGTTTACAAGCTGAACTTCGGTATAGACAATTCCACGGCTACGCAGGACAAACAGCTGTTACCCAGCACAATCCCGGCGGAAATCGGCCGTTTGGAAAACTACGGCCTGCGCAACACCAACAAGCTGATCGAGAACTACCTGACCTACACGCTGAACTCGAAAATGCACAGTTTGAATGCATTGATAGGCCATTCGTACCAGCACATTTTTATCCAGAGCCGGAATTTCAGCATTAACAAATTCCCGATCTCGGACATCGAGCCGATTTACAACCCTGGGCTAGGCCAGGACCTTTCACTGGTGCTGAACCAGCCGGGCGGGTTCGCGACGATCAATGAGCTGCAATCGTTCTTCGGCCGCGCGAGCTACGGTTTCAAAGACAAATACCTCGTTACCGCCACATTGCGTATCGACGGTTCGTCGAAATTCGGATCGAACAACAAATACGGATCATTCCCCTCATTCTCATTGGGTTGGAGGATTTCCGAAGAGCCCTTCATGAAATCGTCGCCTTTCTCGGAACTGAAACTCCGTGCAGGCTGGGGATCGACGGGTAACCAGGAAATTCCTTCGAAAATCACCCAGGCGCGCTTTACCTCGGTCGTTTCCGGATCGGCCAGTTATCCGCTTGATGGCGGCAACACCTATCCAGGAGGTACCACGTACACGCGTCTGGCAAACCCCAACATTCAATGGGAAGTGTCTAAGCAAACCGACGTTGGTTTGGATTTCGGCTTGTTCAAAGGTGCTTTGAGCGGGGAAGTCGATTATTTCAGAAAGGTTTCCGAAAAAATGCTGCTGGAAGTGATCCCTGCCGACCCGGTGCAGCCAGCCGGCACATTCTGGACCAACGTGCCTGACATGCAGATCATTAACCAGGGTATGGAAGTAGATCTGAACTACCGCAATGCATTGGAAAACGGGCTGCGGTATTCAGTTGGCGGTAATATCACTTTCATCAAAAACCGCGTCGAAAACTCTCCTTACTCCGTGATTCCATCGGGTTCCGCACAGGGTTCCGGGCTTACTTCGGCGACCATCAACGGCTATATCAACGGCGAGGCGATCGGTTCGTTCTACCTGAAAGACTTCATCGGTTTTGACGAAAACGGCATCAGCAAATTCCGTGACGTGGATGGAAACGGCATCGTGAACGACGCCGACCGGGTGGTGGCCGGTACTGCATTGCCTACCCGCATGTACAATTTCAATGGTAATGTGAGTTTCAAGGGCTTCGATCTTTCGGCCAATTTCAATGGCGTTGCCGGCAACAAAGTGTACGACAACACAGCGAACTCGAATTTTTACAAACTCAAACTTTCCAAAGGCGTGAACGTGACGCCGGAAGCGCTTTCGGAACCATCGGAATCGGTGAACAACGCGGCATTGGTGTCGACCAGGTATCTCAAAAGCGGGGCGTTCCTGAGATTGAACAACCTGGTGCTTGGCTATAACCTCAACACGGCGAAGCTGGGCATCAACCGGTGGGTACAAACGGCCCGTATTTCGGTAACCGGCCAAAACCTGGCTGTATGGACGAAATACAACGGCTTCGATCCAGAGGTGAGCAACGACCGCTCTATCGCAGGCATTACCTCCTACGGTATCGACTACCTGAGCTATCCGAAAGCAAGAACCGTCATATTCTCGATCAATCTTGGATTTTAA
- a CDS encoding DUF6932 family protein, with amino-acid sequence MQFDISGNLKPYDVIQTDWFTFKAEFVDAFPHSETRRLIFENFSVYMETLIAIIGTGFHQWIDGSFVTRKLNPGDIDFVTFIDSATFSRNENLLNSLRVLSRDRSLRLDGYYVKNYPMDRKEFIYTQMDSIQWRHEFAKDSRKRQSKGFIQLNY; translated from the coding sequence TTGCAATTTGATATCAGCGGCAACTTGAAGCCGTACGACGTTATACAAACTGACTGGTTTACGTTCAAGGCGGAGTTTGTGGATGCATTTCCGCACTCTGAAACAAGGCGGCTGATTTTCGAAAACTTTTCTGTGTACATGGAAACGTTGATTGCCATTATCGGCACGGGCTTTCACCAGTGGATAGATGGCAGTTTCGTAACCAGGAAACTCAACCCTGGCGACATTGACTTTGTGACATTTATTGACTCCGCAACTTTCAGCAGGAACGAGAACCTGCTGAATAGTCTTCGAGTTTTAAGCCGTGACCGAAGTCTGCGTTTGGACGGTTACTATGTAAAAAACTATCCGATGGATCGCAAAGAGTTTATTTACACTCAGATGGACTCTATCCAATGGAGACACGAGTTTGCCAAGGACTCCCGGAAAAGGCAATCAAAAGGATTTATACAGCTAAACTATTGA
- a CDS encoding ABC transporter permease, translating to MAFVDSLGKVRSEERAFASMVYFNKGGGSRLTQVKALAGDFPYYGKLETIPVSAEKTFRDRQEALVDQTLMLQYRAQVGDSIRIGEVTFAIAGVLEKAPGSTGITASVAPVVYIPMRFLDQTGLMQKGSRVGYRYYFKYPAKTDVEKMVKTLEPKFERYDLDFNTVQSQKEDTGRSFRDLTRFLSLVGFVALLLGCIGVASAIHIYVREKLNSIAILRCLGVKASQAFMIYLIQIAGIGLIGTILGTILGTVIQQFLPVVLQDLLPFDLTTDISWPAIGQGLAIGVLISILFALPPLVSIRKVSPLNVLRSASDASHPERDAVSWALYGLIVLFIFGFSFLQMQTWVQALVFTGSILASFLILFGIASLLMWLVRRFFPTSWSYLWRQGLANLYRPNNQTTILIVSVGLGTSLICTLFFIQTILLNRVKLSGSDNQPNMVLFDIQSHQKDGVLRIAKAQNVPINQSVPIVNMRLEEVNGKTASDFEGDTTAEQSRRIFGREYRVTFRDSTTSSEKITKGKWQGTYNPSDALIPISVEQGFAERSRLELGDTLVFNVQGTIMNTSIASFREVNWSEVRTNFLVVFPTGVLEDAPQFHAMLTHVPNPEISAQFQQALVREYPNISIIDLALVLRVLDDIFNKIGFVIRFMAGFSILTGLIVLIASVMISKYQRIQESVLLRTLGASRKQIFVITSLEYFFLGALAAFTGILIAVIGSFALAKFNFESEFNPELWPIALIFLFVSLLTVIIGLLNSRGILSRPPLEVLRQDV from the coding sequence ATGGCCTTTGTGGATTCGCTGGGCAAAGTGCGCTCGGAAGAACGAGCATTCGCTTCGATGGTTTATTTCAACAAAGGCGGCGGCAGCAGGCTTACACAGGTGAAGGCGCTAGCCGGCGATTTCCCCTATTACGGAAAGCTGGAAACGATTCCCGTATCGGCTGAAAAGACCTTCCGCGACCGCCAGGAGGCGCTGGTGGACCAAACACTCATGCTCCAATACCGCGCGCAGGTCGGCGATTCGATCCGGATCGGCGAGGTGACGTTCGCCATTGCGGGTGTGCTGGAAAAAGCGCCCGGCTCCACCGGCATTACCGCCTCCGTAGCGCCGGTTGTGTACATTCCGATGCGCTTTCTCGATCAAACGGGCCTCATGCAGAAAGGCAGCCGCGTCGGGTACAGGTATTATTTCAAATATCCTGCAAAAACGGATGTCGAGAAGATGGTTAAAACGCTGGAACCGAAATTCGAACGCTACGACCTTGACTTCAACACCGTTCAGAGCCAGAAAGAAGATACCGGACGCTCCTTCCGTGACCTGACCCGTTTTTTGTCGCTGGTGGGATTTGTGGCATTGCTCCTCGGGTGCATAGGCGTGGCGAGCGCGATACACATTTACGTACGCGAGAAGCTCAATTCCATTGCCATACTTCGCTGCCTCGGCGTAAAAGCCTCTCAGGCATTCATGATTTACCTCATTCAAATTGCCGGCATAGGGTTGATCGGCACCATTCTCGGCACAATCCTGGGTACGGTGATCCAGCAATTTTTGCCGGTTGTGCTGCAAGACCTGCTTCCATTTGACCTCACCACCGACATCTCCTGGCCGGCCATCGGTCAGGGACTGGCCATTGGCGTGCTGATTTCGATCCTTTTTGCATTGCCGCCGCTCGTATCAATCCGCAAAGTATCTCCTTTGAACGTCCTCCGCTCGGCCTCCGACGCCTCCCATCCCGAACGCGACGCGGTAAGCTGGGCATTGTACGGGCTGATTGTCCTGTTCATATTCGGGTTTTCGTTTCTCCAAATGCAAACCTGGGTGCAGGCACTGGTATTTACGGGCAGCATCCTGGCCTCGTTCCTGATTTTGTTCGGCATCGCAAGTCTGCTCATGTGGCTCGTACGCCGGTTTTTCCCCACTTCTTGGAGCTACCTCTGGCGCCAGGGACTTGCCAATTTGTACCGTCCCAATAACCAGACTACCATCCTGATCGTATCGGTAGGCCTCGGCACGTCACTGATATGCACGCTGTTTTTTATCCAAACCATCCTGCTCAACCGTGTGAAGCTTTCGGGGAGCGACAATCAGCCTAATATGGTGCTTTTCGACATTCAGAGTCACCAGAAAGACGGCGTGCTCCGCATTGCGAAAGCGCAGAACGTACCCATTAACCAGAGCGTTCCGATCGTGAACATGCGGCTCGAAGAAGTGAATGGCAAAACCGCCTCTGATTTCGAAGGCGACACCACCGCCGAGCAGTCGCGCCGCATTTTCGGCCGTGAGTACCGCGTCACATTCCGCGATTCTACGACCTCTTCGGAAAAGATCACCAAAGGAAAATGGCAGGGTACTTACAACCCTTCCGACGCATTGATCCCCATTTCCGTCGAGCAGGGTTTCGCGGAAAGAAGCCGCCTCGAACTGGGCGACACGCTGGTTTTCAACGTGCAGGGGACCATTATGAACACAAGCATTGCCAGCTTCCGGGAAGTAAACTGGAGTGAAGTCCGCACGAACTTCCTGGTGGTATTCCCGACCGGCGTCCTTGAAGACGCACCGCAGTTCCACGCCATGCTCACACACGTGCCCAACCCCGAGATCTCCGCACAGTTCCAGCAGGCATTGGTAAGGGAATATCCCAACATTTCCATCATCGACCTCGCCCTTGTTTTGCGGGTTTTGGACGATATTTTCAACAAAATCGGCTTTGTGATCCGCTTCATGGCCGGTTTCAGCATTCTGACAGGCCTGATCGTTCTGATCGCTTCGGTGATGATCAGCAAATACCAGCGCATTCAGGAAAGTGTCCTTTTGCGCACATTGGGCGCCAGCCGCAAACAGATATTCGTGATCACCTCGCTGGAATACTTCTTCCTCGGCGCCCTCGCCGCCTTCACCGGCATCCTGATCGCCGTGATCGGCAGTTTCGCCCTGGCAAAATTTAACTTCGAATCCGAATTCAACCCTGAGCTCTGGCCGATCGCCTTGATCTTTCTTTTCGTCTCGTTGCTAACTGTCATTATCGGTTTGCTCAATAGCCGCGGCATCTTGTCCCGCCCACCGCTGGAAGTGTTGCGGCAGGATGTTTAG